GTCATCTTAGAATTTTGCAAGTGCAACATCTGAGTTTACACTTTGTGCTTCTGAAATCTGAAGTGCATTTGCTCACGCCTAACGCTAGCTTGATACAGTTAGATACTTACACGATATGCGTCATTGATACAAAAAAAAGGCTCAAGCAATTTGCCTAAGCCTCTTACATCATATTAGTTCGTAAGGGCGATCGCCCTTACGCTAACGCACTAGTCTCGCGTGTTTAGTAGCGAGCCGAGTAATTACCATTTCGACGATTACCACCACCACTAAATGAAGTGCGATTTTCTCTTGGTTTCGCCTTGTTGACTCGCAAGGTTCGTCCCATCCATTCTGCGCCGTCAAGCGCATCAATGGCTAAGTCTTCCTCTGACTCTGTATCCATTTCTACGAAGCCGAAGCCACGCACCCGACCAGTTTCACGGTCAGTGGGTAGTTGAACGCGTTTTACAGAACCATATTCTGCAAAAACCGCGCTGAGGTCTTCTTGTGTAACCTCGTAGGATAAGTTACCTACATAAACTGACATACCTTGTCTCCTAAATCAGAAAGTTGTAGAGTTCTAGATTTCGGAGAGAAGCCTGTCAAAACTAAAAGGAAAAAGCCCATCAATTCTAAAAACAAACGCTGCAACCGAACTGTACTCTTATACTTCTCTATATTAGCATATGACTTTTATTTTTTTACTGCACGTATCGCAAAAATGCATTATTAAAAAATACTTAAACACGACAGTATTTTTATATAGTTATTGAGTGTTTTAATACTGAGCGATCGCGCTACAAAAATAATGACACTTTTAGCGAATGGCTGGATAGCGAAACGGTATCACTTCTTGTAGCAAGCAAGCCGAGTTGCTCACACCACTAATCGTGAGTGTTGGATGAGAAAGACCACTGATATGGAGATCGCCAATGTTGCGAACTGGACTATCGGCGCTGATAGCACTCAGTTTAGGGCTAATACTCGTGTGTGTCACTTCAATGTCACAATAGCAACCGCACCGCGATCGCCAAAAAATATCATTTTCTACGAGTTCGCTTCCACCTAACCAAGCTGAATTTGTGCAAGTTCCTCATTGATTAACTGCTGCGAGTGGCGAATGGTATATGTCAAATCGCATTCAGAGCTAAGCATAAAGCAACTAGGAGGACTATAAACTTTTATATCAACTTTGACAAGAATGCTAGCACAGCACGCGCTGACAGTGCATTATCGACAACGATCACGATTCAACTTCTAGCAGGAAAGATTGAAATAAACACCAAGCCAAATCTTTTTGTGAAATTTCACTAACAGGGAGCGGCCAAACAATATTAAATGTTGGGTCATCATAGCGCAGACCGCGCTCATAGTGTGAAGAATAAAACCCGCTCACCTGATACACTACCTC
This sequence is a window from Chroogloeocystis siderophila 5.2 s.c.1. Protein-coding genes within it:
- a CDS encoding RNA recognition motif domain-containing protein; translation: MSVYVGNLSYEVTQEDLSAVFAEYGSVKRVQLPTDRETGRVRGFGFVEMDTESEEDLAIDALDGAEWMGRTLRVNKAKPRENRTSFSGGGNRRNGNYSARY